A genomic region of Trueperaceae bacterium contains the following coding sequences:
- a CDS encoding MFS transporter, protein MTGLDHSPFGARAVALYLTGLAAFTGLYLPQPILPLLADEFGLEAGRAALLISVTILGIALASPLLGVLADRFGRRNILLIGSLLLGAVSLGAALSPTFTLLLGFRLAQGLLLPSLLAVGIAYVSDALPVHTMRVVAGLYIAATVTGGMMGRVVSGTFADLVGWRYGFLLSAALYLLLVPLWARLRPLRPGSGESSLRGALAGTLGHFRNRQIVAGLLIGFFLFFAFQATFTYLPFRLSRPPFEFTSSLIGLTYITYSAGVLSSTVAGPLSRVSGLGATLAIGFGLTIAGNALTLAPGLPLVLAGLLVLCFGNFLVQGLAVGHVATSAESDRAGANALYLLLYYLGGSLGAYLPGFLFPLFGYAGVIACGIVALLAGSASVLLLPARNQPPAKP, encoded by the coding sequence GTGACGGGCCTGGACCACTCGCCGTTCGGCGCCCGCGCGGTCGCCCTCTACCTCACGGGCCTGGCGGCCTTCACCGGCCTCTACCTGCCGCAACCGATCCTTCCTCTGCTTGCCGACGAGTTCGGTCTCGAGGCCGGCAGAGCCGCTCTGCTCATCTCGGTGACGATCTTGGGGATCGCGCTCGCCTCCCCGTTGCTGGGGGTCCTGGCCGACCGCTTCGGCAGGCGCAACATCCTGCTGATCGGCTCCCTCCTCCTCGGGGCCGTCAGCCTGGGTGCGGCGCTCTCCCCTACCTTCACCCTGCTGCTCGGCTTCCGCCTTGCCCAGGGCCTCCTGCTCCCCTCGCTGCTGGCGGTCGGCATCGCCTACGTCTCGGACGCTCTGCCCGTGCACACCATGCGCGTGGTCGCCGGCCTATACATCGCGGCGACGGTCACGGGCGGGATGATGGGCAGGGTCGTGTCGGGTACTTTCGCCGACCTGGTTGGCTGGCGCTACGGTTTCCTGCTGAGCGCGGCCCTCTACCTGCTACTGGTGCCCCTCTGGGCCCGGCTCCGGCCGCTCAGGCCCGGTTCCGGCGAGAGCAGCTTGCGTGGAGCCCTCGCAGGCACCCTCGGTCACTTCCGCAATCGCCAGATAGTCGCCGGCCTGCTCATCGGCTTCTTCCTCTTCTTCGCCTTCCAGGCAACCTTCACCTACCTGCCGTTCCGTCTTAGCAGGCCGCCATTCGAGTTCACCAGCAGCCTCATCGGGTTGACCTACATCACCTACAGCGCAGGCGTCCTCTCCTCGACCGTCGCCGGGCCGTTGAGTCGTGTCAGCGGACTCGGCGCCACTCTGGCCATCGGCTTCGGCCTGACCATCGCCGGCAACGCCCTCACGTTGGCACCCGGACTTCCGCTGGTGCTGGCCGGCCTGCTGGTCCTCTGCTTCGGCAACTTCCTGGTCCAGGGTCTGGCCGTGGGGCACGTCGCCACCTCGGCCGAAAGCGACAGGGCCGGGGCTAACGCCCTCTACCTGCTCCTCTACTACCTGGGCGGCAGCTTGGGGGCGTACCTCCCCGGTTTCCTCTTCCCGCTCTTCGGGTACGCCGGCGTGATCGCCTGCGGGATCGTGGCGCTACTGGCTGGATCGGCATCGGTGCTGCTGCTGCCAGCGCGAAACCAGCCTCCTGCTAAACCGTAA